Within the Acidobacteriota bacterium genome, the region ATGCCGGGGAGCCGCCGGTGGGTTCATCGCCCACGCGGCTGCAGATTCTCGTCGACGCCGGCACGTCGGTTCCGGCCAGCGGCAAAGCCGCGCGAGCCCTTTCGGTGTGGGCCACGCCCTGGTCGAGGCAGTTCATGAACTGGGCATTCATGAAGTCGAGCGCCGAACTGACGCGGGTCTACGCCGCCATTCCCGACAACATCGACATCCTGGTGTCACACCAGCCACCGTACGGGTATGGCGACGGACCTGTCGGGGACGGCGCCGCCCACGGTGAACACCTCGGGAGTCACGAGTTGCTGACAGCCATCGACCGGGTCAAGCCCCGGCTCGTGATCTGCGGACACATCCATTCCGGCTACGGTCGCTTCGAACATGGGCCGACCACCATCTACAACGTCAGCGTGGTCAACGACCAGTACCGCCTGGTGCGACCGGCTACGGTGATTGACATTGCCGACTGGTGATTCACGCGCGCGGCCAGACGACGCCAACGCTGACACCGTCGAGAGCCAGCCCGGCGAGGCTCGGCGCCGTGCCGGGACCG harbors:
- a CDS encoding metallophosphoesterase produces the protein MKIVALSDLHGHLPEIAPCDLLVVAGDVCPDFGEPGAETNAMHQRRWFDAHARPWLAAAPAAHKILTWGNHDWCGEAFGDAGEPPVGSSPTRLQILVDAGTSVPASGKAARALSVWATPWSRQFMNWAFMKSSAELTRVYAAIPDNIDILVSHQPPYGYGDGPVGDGAAHGEHLGSHELLTAIDRVKPRLVICGHIHSGYGRFEHGPTTIYNVSVVNDQYRLVRPATVIDIADW